Proteins encoded in a region of the Zea mays cultivar B73 chromosome 2, Zm-B73-REFERENCE-NAM-5.0, whole genome shotgun sequence genome:
- the LOC100281353 gene encoding Ubiquinol oxidase 1b, mitochondrial, giving the protein MSSRMAGAALLRHLGPRLFAAEPVTGLAARGVMPAAARILPARMSSTAAEAAKEAAAPQQRQKPEAAAAAPEGQDKKAVVSYWGIEPRKLVKEDGTEWRWFCFRPWDTYRADTSIDMKKHHEPKALPDKLAYWLVKSLVVPKQLFFQRRHASHALLLETVAAVPGMVGGMLLHLRSLRRFEHSGGWIRALLEEAENERMHLMTFLEVAQPKWWERALVLAAQGVYFNAYFVAYLASPKFAHRFVGYLEEEAVHSYTEYLKDLEAGIIDNTPAPAIAIDYWRLPADARLKDVVAVVRADEAHHRDVNHFASDIHYQGMKLRDTPAPLGYH; this is encoded by the exons ATGAGCTCCCGAATGGCCGGAGCAGCGCTCCTGCGCCACCTAGGCCCCCGCCTCTTCGCGGCCGAGCCGGTGACCGGGCTCGCGGCGAGGGGCGTCATGCCCGCGGCCGCGAGGATTCTCCCCGCACGGATGTCCAGCACGGCCGCGGAGGCCGCCAAAGAAGCTGCCGCGCCACAACAGCGCCAAAAGCCCGAGGCCGCGGCCGCGGCGCCGGAGGGGCAGGACAAGAAGGCCGTCGTCAGCTACTGGGGCATCGAGCCGCGAAAGCTCGTGAAGGAGGACGGCACGGAGTGGAGGTGGTTCTGCTTCAGG CCATGGGACACGTACAGAGCGGACACGTCGATCGACATGAAGAAGCACCACGAGCCGAAGGCGCTGCCGGACAAGCTGGCCTACTGGCTGGTCAAGTCGCTGGTCGTGCCCAAGCAGCTCTTCTTCCAGCGCCGGCACGCCAGCCACGCGCTGCTGCTGGAGACGGTGGCGGCCGTGCCGGGCATGGTGGGCGGCATGCTGCTCCACCTGCGCTCGCTGCGCCGCTTCGAGCACAGCGGCGGCTGGATCcgcgcgctgctggaggaggCCGAGAACGAGCGGATGCACCTCATGACGTTCCTGGAGGTGGCGCAGCCCAAGTGGTGGGAGCGCGCGCTCGTGCTCGCCGCGCAGGGCGTCTACTTCAACGCCTACTTCGTCGCCTACCTCGCCTCGCCCAAGTTCGCCCACCGCTTCGTCGGCTACCTCGAGGAGGAGGCCGTGCACTCCTACACGGAGTACCTCAAGGACCTCGAGGCCGGCATCATCGACAACACGCCGGCGCCGGCCATCGCTATCGACTACTGGCGCCTCCCCGCCGATGCCAGGCTCAAGGACGTCGTCGCCGTCGTGCGCGCCGACGAGGCGCACCACCGCGATGTCAATCACTTCGCATCG GACATCCATTACCAGGGCATGAAGCTGAGGGACACGCCTGCGCCTCTCGGCTACCACTAA